The Oryzias latipes chromosome 4, ASM223467v1 genome includes a window with the following:
- the prkaa2 gene encoding 5'-AMP-activated protein kinase catalytic subunit alpha-2, with product MAERQQQKHEGRVKIGHYILGDTLGVGTFGKVKIGEHQLTGHKVAVKILNRQRIRSLDVVGKIKREIQNLKLFRHPHIIKLYQVISTPTDFFMVMEYVSGGELFDYICKNGRVEDPEARRLFQQIISAVDYCHRHMVVHRDLKPENVLLDANKNAKIADFGLSNMMSDGEFLRTSCGSPNYAAPEVISGRLYAGPEVDIWSCGVILYALLCGTLPFDDEHVPTLFKKIRGGVFYMPEYLTRSVASLLMLMLQVDPLKRATIKDIREHDWFKQDLPGYLFPEDSSYDCTVLDEEAVREVCEKFECTDSEVVSSLYSGDPQDQLAVAYHLIIDNRRIMTQASEFYLASSPPQGSFIEEGMPLPPGVKPHPERMPPLMADSPKSRCPLDALNTTRPKPLAVKKAKWHLGIRSQSRPHDIMTEVYRAMRQLAFDWKVVNPYHLRVRRKNPVTGNLVKMSLQLYQVDNRSYLLDFKSIDDDILEAVGFKSGSSTPQRSGSTAGLHRPRLSIDFASPANDVPQLSSSLPGSLSGISPLLSPRQGSHTMDFFEMCASLITTLAR from the exons ATGGCAGAGCGGCAACAGCAGAAGCACGAAGGCAGGGTCAAGATCGGACACTACATCCTCGGCGACACGCTGGGAGTGGGGACGTTTGGCAAAGTGAAGA TTGGAGAGCATCAGCTGACTGGACATAAAGTGGCCGTGAAGATCCTGAACAGACAGAGGATCCGAAGCCTCGATGTTGTGGGAAAGATCAAACGGGAGATCCAGAACCTCAAACTCTTCAGACACCCGCACATCATCAAGCT ATACCAGGTAATCAGTACTCCAACAGATTTCTTCATGGTGATGGAGTACGTGTCTGGAGGGGAGCTGTTTGACTACATCTGCAAAAATGGGCGG GTGGAGGACCCAGAAGCTCGGCGTCTTTTCCAGCAGATCATTTCAGCCGTGGACTACTGCCACCGGCACATGGTGGTGCACAGAGACCTCAAACCTGAGAACGTCTTGCTTGATGCCAATAAAAATGCCAAAATTGCAGACTTTG GACTGTCCAACATGATGTCAGACGGGGAATTCCTGCGAACAAGCTGCGGCTCACCAAACTATGCAGCTCCAGAGGTCATCTCCGGAAG GCTGTACGCAGGCCCGGAGGTGGACATCTGGAGCTGCGGGGTGATCCTGTACGCCCTGCTGTGTGGCACCCTGCCCTTTGACGATGAGCATGTTCCCACACTGTTTAAGAAGATCAGAGGAGGCGTTTTTTACATGCCAGAGTACCTGACCCGCTCTGTGGCCTCACTGCTAATGCTCATGCTACAGGTGGATCCGCTGAAAAGAGCCACCATCAAAGACATCAG GGAACATGATTGGTTTAAGCAGGACCTGCCAGGTTACCTGTTCCCGGAGGACTCGTCGTACGATTGCACTGTGTTGGATGAGGAAGCTGTTCGAGAAGTGTGTGAGAAGTTTGAATGCACAGACTCTGAAGTGGTGTCCAGCCTCTACAGTGGAGATCCACAG GATCAGTTAGCGGTGGCGTATCACCTCATCATAGATAATCGACGCATCATGACGCAGGCCAGCGAGTTCTACTTGGCATCCAGTCCTCCACAGGGCTCTTTTATAGAGGAGGGTATGCCATTGCCCCCTGGGGTCAAACCCCACCCAGAGAGGATGCCTCCACTTATGGCTGACAGCCCCAAGTCTCGATGTCCTCTGGATGCTCTCAACACCACCCGGCCTAAACCGCTAGCAGTGAAGAAAGCCAAGTGGCACCTGGGGATCAGGAGTCAGAGCAGACCCCATGACATCATGACGGAGGTGTACCGGGCTATGAGGCAACTCGCTTTTGACTGGAAG GTGGTGAACCCATACCATCTGCGTGTGCGGAGGAAGAACCCAGTGACGGGAAACCTGGTGAAAATGAGCCTGCAGCTCTACCAAGTGGATAACAGATCCTACCTCCTTGACTTCAAAAGCATTGATG ATGACATCCTGGAAGCAGTGGGCTTTAAATCGGGGTCGTCCACTCCTCAGAGGTCCGGCTCCACTGCAGGTCTCCACAGACCCAGGCTGAGCATTGACTTTGCAAGCCCAGCCAACGATGTGCCTCAGCTTAGCTCCTCCCTCCCGGGATCGCTGTCCGGCATTTCCCCCCTCCTCTCCCCGCGGCAGGGATCGCACACCATGGACTTCTTTGAAATGTGTGCCAGTCTGATCACCACGCTTGCGCGCTGA